AGCAGCCCCGGGGACGTTGGGGACGTCCCCGAGGGGCTCCGGCCACCCCGTGGCACCTCACAGCTGTGCGGAGAGGATGCGGAGAGGCCCCTGCGTGGCGCCTGGTGCTGTAGGGGGGCACGGCCCCGTTATCCTCACaccctgctgcagagccaccTCGGGGCTCGGGGGGTTCCCCGGCTCCCCGTAACGGTGCCGCACCGGGACGGGAGCGCAGCGGCCCTGAGCCTCGGAGTGGTTTTGTAATTTACGAGCTCTTTGTGCCGAATCGATTTTGGCAGCCGCCGAAGGGGATTTTGGCACCGCCGCGGGGAGCTCTGGCCCAGGTCGCCGGCTGCCAGAGCCAGGCTGCCGGGAGGATGGCCTCGCTGCCCACAAACCGGGCTGCCGGGGTTCCCATGGGGCCGACGCGTCGGGAATTGGGTGTGAATACAGCGCGGGGACCAAGGACAGAGAGCCCAGCACCATGCCCCGAGCATAAATAACCCCTAGCACCATGCCCCATGCACATCCAGCCCCTagcacccccccctccccatcacgACCTCCCCCAGAACCTGGCCGGCActgccagagccaagccagggGCTTTTTTCGGCTGGGGCCGGATCATTTTGAATTCAGCCCCACGGCTCCGGAGCGAGGGACGATCCCCCCTGCCCGGGGACGGTGGCCGGGCTCCAGGACGGGGGCTGGCCGCCGTCCCCCAGGGTGGCGGAGCGAGGCAGGCTTTTGTCACCGGCTCCTTTTCTCCCCGTTCCCAAGGCGCCGCGGTGGCGTGAGCGGCGGCCGGAGCAGCCCACAAAGCCCCAGGGAAGAAATTCAAGGGATAAAAAAGTCGGCGGGGAGGCAGCGAGCCGGGGACACCGGGCGTCTGCTCCCCTCCTACGGCCGGGACGCTGCGGGtccgaggggctgggggattAAACCTGGCCTCATCCTGCCCGCGGGGTCCCGTGGTGGCAGGAGACTCTCAGGCGTCACCGTCTGAGGTTTGGggtttgaatcttttttttttttttgccacaaaCGGAAAAATTTTTTAGCCCACACGTCAGGAAGGGGAaaggctgggagcagcaccaGGGGCCGGTGGCCAAAAGGCTCGGCGGGCAGCGAGGGGGACTCGGGCACCCTCCAGGATCCCGGCCCCGCGGTGACAGCCGGGGGACGGGGACGGCGACGAGATGCCCGCGTGCGCACGGCCGCCCTCCAATTCCATGGGAAACCGGGTGGAAAatggagctgcagcctccttcgGGACGGGAGCGACCTTTCCATCCCTCTCCCCCCCGAGCCCAGCCCCGTTTTCGGATGCGGCGAAGCGCCGGAGACGCCGTGAGCGGGCACCCCGCGGCcgagccccttcccctccccgccaCCACCCTTTTTGGGGGGCTTTGTCCCCAGCTCTGTCCCCGCACGTGCTGGCTCCCAAGGTGCCCTGGCAGCCCGCAGCGAGGCAGCGCGGCGGAGCAGCGGCTTTCCAGGGATGCTCAGCTGCAGAATGAGTCAGCAGCCGCGGACGGAGCCTGGCCCCGCTCCAGCCTGGCCCCACGGCCCCACCGGCACCGGGCTGCGGGCACCCCGATGGCCCCAGGCACGTGCCCAGTTTCCCCCATCCCCGTCCCATTCCCTTGCTGCAAAGCACTCCCGCACCCTGCACCGTCCTCTGCGCCCTGCTCGGCTGCTCGGGGGTCTCCAAGCGCCGAgcccccccatttggggtggGCACTAGGGTCGCTTTCGGCGCAGGGGGTGCTGCGGGAAGCGCCCGGCAGCATCTTGGCAGCGGCCGCTGGCAGAGCCCAAAAGGCAGGAagcaggtggggaggaaaaggggGGGTCCCTCCGGCTGCCGGAgatgctcccccccccccaaaaaaaagtctgtgtggGCAAAAAGGGGTCCTTGTTGTAGGGTCAGGACGTGCCACTGAGGCTTGGGGAGGTTCCCGAGGTGGAGCCGAGGAGGGCAGCCCCCCCCTAGGGACCCCCCCAGGCACGCACGTGGAGGTTTTGTGCGCCCCCCCCTCTCCGCTGCAGGGCTCcggtggggaaactgaggcacaaaacggggcaggagcagcgggggggggggtgccccAGATTTTGGCGGTGCCGCCCGGCCCCTCAGCACCCTCCCTGGAGATGCTCCCTCGAAGATCGCGGCACGCCGAGGAAGGAGCCAGGCTCCCAGTTTGCCCAGTTCAACCCAGTCCCTGCAGAACAGCCCCAAAATCTCCTGAACACCCTCGTGCCATGGTGCAGGGGGTGGGCGAGGACCTGCCCGGAGGGGGCAGAAGCCCCCCCAGGGGGACCAGCAACAGGTTCTGGGTTTTGCCAGGGCTTTTTTTGGCTGGGGAGCAACAAAAATTTGGTGGGATGGGGGCAAGGGgagctctgcccccccccctcaacTGGGGGATGCTCAAGGGCAGCGCCCTCACCCCGGGGTTTGCTCcgcctggggagggggcttgCAGGAACCCCCCCCCATAGCCCTGGGTGCTCTGCGCGCACGCCCTGGGGCTGCCCGGTGGGGAAAATCcttaaaaatgctgcaaaatgttccccttctccccccagcccctcccgtCCCCTTCGGGACACTGGcagagcctggaaaaaaaaaaaaaaggaaaaaaaaggaaaaaaaaagaaaaaaaaaagaaaaaaaaaaaggaaatccctgcggtgctgcagccacccccggGGGGGCAACTTTGTCCCCCTGAGCCCCCGGGGAGACGCAGCCGGGCCCCTGCCCagctccgtgcctcagtttccccccctGGCACTGCCCTGACCGCAGCCTCCTTGGCACGAGGACCCGTGCGGAGGCTCTGCCACGGggaggggaccccaaaatggggcGCTCGGGGGGCTGCGAgacccctgccccccccccctccccaaagccTCTTCTCCATCTCTGCTCGCAGGACCCCTCCCCGAGCCCTGCAGAGCCGCGCGGAGAAACTTGCAGAGCGCACACACGGTGCCAAGGACAAAGCAGGGACCGGAGCATCCCCACTTGGAGAGGGGGGGTTCACCCCCAAAACCTGCACCCCCCCGGAGAAAGGAGCGAgcccagcccccccaaacccccctcgCTCTCCTCCGGCGCAGAGGTGAAGGGAGCTCTCCAAACCCCCCTCGCTCTCCGTAGCGCAATACGGCAGGCGCACCGCCCGGCTCCCCAGCGCCTTTGCCCGGCTCCCACCTTGCTCGCTGCTTtcgggggggggtccgggggtcCGGCACGGGGCTGAGCTGCGGCTTCTcgggggcagagctgggcagcaggttggcagcggggctgggagcgAGCTGCACCGGGCATAAGTGCAGGggggggagaagagaggagcCCTCTGTGTGCGCGTGTGGCCGTGGCCGcggctccttttttttttttttttttccttcttttccctcctctttccctcctccttttatattttattccttcccctaattaaaaaaaaaaaataaatatatgttacCGTGCTGGCAGGCGCCTcgtccctccccttccctccctcctggcAATGCCAGCGCGGGACCCATGCGGCGGATGCGCCAGGCGGGCACGAGGTTTAACCCTGTGGATGCAAGGGgcccccccaaactgacccccccccaacctccccaccacagcccctcgttttttggggtgtttatcCCAATATTTGGGATTTTCAGCTGGATaggggaaggggctgtgggcaggggtcCCGGTGGCTGTGGTTTTGTCGTGCGCCCCCCACCCCGTGCCAACTCCATGTGTGGAGcagggggggggtccggggggggtcctggcacacgccgtgcctcagtttccccacctgcagcccatggCTCGCAGATTGCTCCCGGGGGGGTGCTTTAAGCTCGCCaagccccaaatcctccccacgGAGCAGGATGGGGGTGGGCTGCATTCGGGACCCTGGGTGCAGCCAGGAtcggggtcccccccccccattaggGAGCCGAGCTCCAAACCGGAGCTTTTTTTAACCAGATCTCGCTCAAAACTTTCTCCGGCGTGCGGCATCCTCCACCCCGGGGGGGCTGGCGCGGCGCCTGCCGGATAATTGCTCGGGTGAGTTTGCAGAAAGCCGCAGCTCCTGAGCAGAATTAATCACCCGTCGCCCTGGGAAATAATTAGCAGCGGCGGGGAAGGGCTCGGCAGCGAGGCGCACGGCGTGGTGGCACAGGGCTGGGATGGATACGGGACGGACACGGGGACAGAcacagggacggggacagggacagacaCGGGGACAGATGTCTCAAGGGGTAGGGGTGACGCTGGGCCCCCCCACTGGATCCTTGTGGATCCTCGTGGCCATGAGCTCACATCCTGCGCCCGGGATTTTGTGGCCGAAATCTCGGGAATGGGGGAAAGGCGAAGTGCCTGCTCAGCAAGGAGCCTTACCAGCCCTAATTGGGAACAAATGTTCCCCTCCAGCTCGCCAAAGAGGCTCCTCCACGCTGCGCCACGGGGCCACCGCGGTGTCCCCGGGGTGTCCTGGGGAGAGGGGACATCCCTGGGGACAGCCGGTGCCTGGGGGGGAGAGCGGTCAGCACAGGGTGGCAGCGGGGCACAACCCCTATCAGCCAGCAGAGaatccccatcccctgccctaCAGGAGGTGGTGGGGCCCTTCCAGCCCTCCCCATCCCAAAAGTGACCCCGGACACCGGTGGTCCCCAGCTGCGTCCCCTTCGTGGTGAGGCTGGAAGCGTCCCCGTGCCCAGctgtgcttcctcctcctcctcctcctcctcctcctcctcttttttggGTGGTggcccccccaaaacctcctgccccccgctgccacccccAAGCACCCCGCAGAGGGAGGGACATCCCCGTCCCGGGGGGGGTGGGCAGACCCAGGGTACCCCACAGGGACAGGGATGTCCCCATTTAGGGCCAAATCCCAACCCCAAGCATCGCCCAGGGATGTGGATGTTCCCTTCCTGGGGGCGTCACGACCCCAAGAACCCCCCAGGGACACCGATGTCCCCACCCCAagcagctccaggccctgaGCACCCCTGGGGGGCAcgcagacccccccccaacctgGGGCACCCTGCACACCacaggggttttggggttttgggttGTCCCACTGAGCCCTGCCAGATTGCCACGGGGACCAGGGGAcggggggcacagcagggaaaCCCACAGGAGAGCCtcggggaggaagaggagagcgagggcagggaggaaggccACGCTCCGACCCCACGTCCCATGGGACCGACACCGGGGAGGCCCCGGAGGAGGAAAAATCTCAGCACGTCTGGCTGCAAATTAGGTGGAAAAACGACACTTTTGGGGACCCCTGCGCCCCCCAGGCCATGGcacgggggctgtggggtcccagccagcccctgggTGGCTCCGGGTGGCTCCGGGTGGCTCCGGGTGGCTCCGggtggtgttgccagcagaggGGACTGTTGCTCGCCTCAAATTGGAGCAGGGTGGGAGCTGGCTGGGAGCCGGCCGGGagccagctggggaggggacgttgccttttttttttctttttttccttttttgcccTTTTCCTCCTTGGAAAGGGGCCGGCGGGGACCCTCCCCACCGCCTCTCCGGGAGAGGAAGGGCTGGGAGAGAAAGAGCTGGCAACAAAAAGTCTCTCCCCGgatgattttatgattttattttattttatttttcgtTCCTTTCTTTTGTTCACAGCAAGCTCGCGCCCTCAACTCCCTCCCCCCGAATAAATCAGctggggggaaataaaaagaaagaaaaagaaaaaaaaaaaaaaaaaggaaaacgatCCCCACGACGCAATTCCTCGCCCCGAGGATCGGagcagcccgggggggggtgGACGGCCGCGGGGCACAGCCCCAAACTTTGGGCTGCTCCAGGGGAACCTGTGGCCATCGGCAGCCCCCGTGGGGCTCCCAGCTCCACATCTGGAACCCGAAACGGGCACAGCTGGAAGtgtgggggggctgctgggggggctgctctgctcgcctccttccccccccagcAGTTTGCCCTATGTCTGTTGGGGTGGATCCGGGGTGCTGGAGCCCTGAGCTGCGCTGGGGCAGGATCGGTGCCGAAATGGTGCCGAGAGGCAACCCCAAGAGGCACTGGGGTTGCTCAGAGCATCCCCACGGGGTCATTTTCTCCTCCCCGGGGTGCCAaaatcccccccagccccacagtgCTTCGCTCACCCCGTTTTTTGGAGCATCCCCATGGGGTCTTCTCCTACCCGGGGCACTAAAACCCTCCACGGCCCCATAGGGGTTTGCTCACCCCGGTTTTTGGAGCAGCACAAAAGGGTCCCTGCGgccaagccctgggggacagGTGTCTGCCAGCCTCCCTTGGAAAGCCCCAAATAGCTCCGCGCTGAGCACCACGGCGGccagcccagcacctccaggtgCCAGGGATGTGacgttttttttttgggggggggctccccagcGGGATCTGAGCCAGAGGGGGGGCACCGCAAACTGTGCCGAGCTcggtggggaaactgaggcacggcaAAGCCCGGGcaccccccctgcagccccctcctcctcgCCCTCCCCAGCGCGGCACTCGAGGAGTGCCGGGAGTCCTGAGGGTGCACGGGGGGGCCGTGGAGAAGAAGGGGGGGACACATGAGGATGGTTTGGGCAGCAGCTGCGCCGGCTGCGGAAGAGTTAAAGCCGCTCCTCTGCCCGGGTCTCGGGGGCCTCCCACTCGCCCGGGGTGAGTATGAATAGCTGCTGCGCTCGCCATCGCCGGCACTGCTCCTGCCGGCGTCGTCCTCCTTGGGCTCCCCGATGCTGAGCATGGAGGGCTTGGTGGGGGCCAGGCTGCTGGGCGAGGAGTCGCTGCAGATGTGGGACCTCAACAAGCGGCTGGAAGCCTACCTGGCCCGCGTCAAGTTCCTGGAGGAGGAGAACGAGGGGCTGCGCGCCCAAATCCGCGGCGCCAAGAGCGGCCCCACCGCCGAGCCCTGGAGAGCCAAGTACGAGGAGGAGCTGCGAGCCCTGCGGGCAGCGCTGGACCGAGCCTTCAGGGAGAAATGCTCGGCTGAGCTGGCCCGGGATAACCTGTACGAGGAGGTTCAGCACGTGAGGAGCAGGTgccagaaggagaaggaggcgCGGGATGAAGCCAAGAGGCAGCTGGCGGCCGGCaagaaggagctggaggaggagaggagggcgCAGATCTGGCTGAAGGAGCGAGCGGCGcagctggagaaggaggtgggagCCCTGCTGGAGGTGCACAAGGAGGAGAAAGCGGGGCTGGACCGGGAGCTGGCCGGCTTCTCGCAGAGCCTGGAGAGCCTGCGCTGCGCCCCGGCGGCGTTCCAGCCGCTGGAGGTGGAGGATTACTCCAGGAGGCTGGCGGAGATCTGGAGAGGGGCGGTGGAGACCTACAAGGCGGAGGTGGCGCAGCTGGAGCGCTCGCTCGGCCAGGCCAAGGAGAGCCTCTGGAAGGCGGCGGAGGACGGGCAGCAGAGCCaaatgcagctgcagcacctggacAAGGAGCTGGCGGCGCTCCGAGCGcgcaaggagctgctggaggacaaCCTGGCCCGGCAGTGGCAGGAGCAGCGCGGAGAAGCGGAGAAGTTCCAGGTGGGGAGACGCAGAGAAGGGCGAGGGGGAgatggaggggagagggaaggaggagaagaccCCCAAAATGGGGGAAGAGGGGCGGCTCGGAGCCCCCCCCGGGTGGGTTTTTGTCGCCGGCGTCCTGCCGGTGTTGGGGAGGAAAAAGTTTGTccggctgcagcacagctgcgaAACTCATCGAGGAAAgggaggctgcgggggggggacggggctggAAATGCCAGGAATGGCCCCCAGCTGgcggccggagctgcagcccccgcGCGGGGCAGGGTCCCCTCTTTGTTCCAGGgttgggatggggaagggggtgTCCGTGGCCGCCCACCCCCCCCAAGGACGCATCCTTTCCACGCCGGCATCGCCGGGTCCTGAGCCCCCCTTCCAGCCTCTCCatccctcctccagcagctgctgcccactcgaATTTCTGCCCGGCTCCTTTCCTCGCCTACCTCTCCCCTCTCCAAACcccccagggaaaaaaaatgaccccCCTTGTGACCCCCTGCGGGGTGCTGGGCACCCAGGGGTGGAAACGGGGGTCACCCCTTGGGGTGCTGGGTTTGGGGACGGACCCGGGGACCCTCTCGGTGCCGTGGCTCCGGCTGCGGGCGGCTCCCGGAGCCAAATCCCagcctcttcccccccccccatcctccgGAAGGAGCCGGAGCAATAATTTCCCCTCATTTCCCACGGGAGCCGAGGGGTCAGGGCCGGGAGGAAGAGCGGCgatggatggggggggggttggcAAACCCCAGCCGGGGATGGAGCCCTCGGTGCCGCCGGAGCTCCCGGCCTCGTGTGGGGCGatgtgtgtttggggggggtcccggtggcgCCGTCCCCGACCCCCTGCTTGTCCCCGCAGCTGGCCATCGAGGCTCTGGAGCAGGAGAAGCAGAGCCTGCGGGCGCAGATCGCCCAGGTCCTGGAGGACAGGCAGCAGCTGATGCACCTCAAGATGTCCCTCAGCCTGGAGGTGGCCACCTACAGGTGAGCACCCTTGGGTGGGGGGGCACCCACggggcacccttgggtgggAGGGCACCCATAAGGCACCCTACGATCCCAGGGGGGCACCCCGGTGTCCTCCCAACCTTGGCCGGACAGCGGGGACGGGACCTTTGCCCCCCCTttgggacccccagccccaatCCCAGCCCCTCCAGATGGCCCCAGACAAAGGGAGGctgcgaggggctggggagggggggggggggggcaattagCATGACAATaggggctgtccccagccctggggcctCCCCGCCAGAGCTGATGTCACCCGGGGGCttggaggggatgggaggggggcCCAGGAGGGGCGAGGGGAGACCCAGGAGGTGGGggcacccttggggtcccccccgtGCCCGAACCGAGCTGGGCGCACGCAGCGAGGTTGCCAACGGGGTTGGCATGAGCAAACCCCCCCCCTGGCTACttcgtgcctcagtttccccccatTCAGCCtgctgggggggtgcagggAGACCCCGGGGTGATGGGGGCTGTGGGTgcaaaccccccccccaaattgggtgtcccccccacccacccTGGCACTTCATCTCCTCGCAGGACGCTGCTGGAAGCGGAGAGCACCCGGCTGCAGATGGCCCCCCCGGAGTTCAAGCTGGCCAACGGCTTGCGAGGTAAAAGGGGGGGGTTCCGAGGTTCCAaggctgaggggggggcaccAGCACTGTCCTGGCAgcgccgctccccccccccacaagcAGGGAGGTGTGATGGTGGGGTGCTGGCACCATGccccccctcccagcacctCGGAGCAGATAAGGGCTTATCTCTCTTTGTGATTCCATTAAATTCCTGCACGGGGGGGGCCCAAGCACAGGACCCCgggctcagcagcaggctgagaattttttttttttccataaaaaaaatataaaaaagcagaccccccgccccccccaccaTCCCATTTGGTGCCCCAGCGGCGCGACCCCGCTGCGCTCCCcacccggccccccccccggcggctCTCCGGGGAGGAATTTCCCACTTTCTGGGGAGGAATTTCCCACTTTCCGTGGCGGggctgttttaaaaataggctCGGGGTCACcgggaggggagagaggagcCGCTGGGATGAAATTCCCCCAGCCAAACACCCAGCgtgccccccagaccccccccctccccttcacCCGGTGCCTCCCCACGGTGTTTCGGGTGCTGCTGTGCCCCGTTGGGGTCCCATTGGGGCTGAGCCGTTTTTttggggctgtgcccccccctccaccGCGCTCCCCCCTGGCTCTTCGCAGATGTCAAGCTGGAGGCGAGCAGCAGCAAGCACCGCGCCGGCCTCACCACCTTCCCGTGGCCGGAGGGGAcagcgcagcccccccgggccctGGGGGACACCCAAAAGGCTCCGACCCCCAAAACCAAGAGTCCCGGCGTGAGGGAATCCCAAAAAATCACCTCGGCCCTACAGGCACCGATCTCTAAGGAGCTGGCTACCCCTACCCACGCCGCCCCGCTGCTCTCCCCGGGGAGCCTGGGCGCAGAGGGTCCCACCCAtccggggggggacacaggggaaaGGAGCCCGGAGGAGCCCCCCGAAGGTCCCGAGGAGCCCCCCGGGACGCCCCCTGCCCGGGACCAGCTGTACCCCGAGCAGCTGGTGAGCCACGTGCTGCAGGATGCGCTCAGGGAGGTGCGGGACGATGATGCCCAACCCAAAGAGGAGCCCGCGCTCGGCGCCCCCCGGTCCAGCCCCTCTCCGCCTGTGGAGGTTTgtgaggaagggggagaagagGCCCCgagagctggggatgggggCCCCgaaatggaggaggaggaggaggaggaggaggaggaggaaggagatgaAGGAGCCGTCCccgaggagctggggggggagcGCAGCGCTCGGCACCACGGCACCGCTCCCGCTGCGCCCGCGTCCCCCAGCGACACGGAGAGCCAGGAGGAGCCGGGAccctgggaggaggaagaggaggaggaggaagaggaggaggaaggaagcaaggaggaggagagagagagccCACCGAGCACGGGGCAGAgcggggggccgcggggggcACCCCGGGAAGGGGACGTGAGCGGTGCCATCCGGGCAGGGAGCGGCCAGGAGGAGCCGGAGCCGGGGGAGGACGACGTGGAGGCCACCAGCACCGAGGCTCTGCACCTCTCGGAGGACGAGGAGCCGAGGGGAGcctggagcccccccagggagGACGAGGAGCTCCCGGGGCAAGAggtggagaggagagaggaggagaccCCCCAGGGGGGCATCGAAGCCGCTCGCGCGCTGACGCTGGGAAGCCGCCCGGGTCTCCCCTCCGAAAGcagcctggaggaggaggagttggtggggggagagcaggaggagttggggcagggggagatgccccccgggggggcggctgcaggaggggagagggagcaggAGACGTGCCCAGAGCTGGAGCCCCCCGGCACAGAGGAGGTCGGGATGGTGGAAGAAGACTCGGCGGGGGCTGAAGGAGGGGAGACGGCAAACGGAGCAGGGGATggtgaggaagaagagggagaggaaggagaggaggcgACGGGGGGAGAGGATCCCCGGGCAGGAGAGGCCTGGGGGGGCGAGGAGCTGAGGCAGGAGAGCGGCGGCTCCGAGGAGCTGCGGGAGGACGGGCAGGAGCAGGacacggagctgcagcccggAGAGGACgcctggggcaggggggacGAGGACAACGGCCGAGAGCAGCGAGCAGAGGACTGGGAAGGGGCCaaggaggggacaggaggggacaccGGCGTCACACCCCGAGAGCCAGCTCGGGTGGATGACGAACTGCCCAGCATGGGGGCACCGGGAAGCCAGGAGGGAGCCGCGGAGATGAAGGAGgcgcaggaggaggaggaggaggaggaggaggaggaagctgcCGGGAGCCAGGTGCTGAGCCAGCTGCAGGCACCAACGCCAGGagaagaggagcaggaggctgagaCGACCCCGGGGCTGGAGGAGACCGAGGAGGGGGGCACCACGGAGGCACCCGGGGACCCCCAGGATCCATCCGAGGCGCTGGAGGAGGtttggggggcacagggaggcagaggagagctcggCTCAGAGCCAACGGAGCTGGAGAACGGCAGCAGAGACCCTGAAGCACCTCAGCAGGAGCCAGGCAGCGGCGTGGGGGGCGCCGAGCCCGTGGAAGAGGATGCTCAGGATTTGGGGACGGGTGGGATTGAGCTGGAGGACACCCTGCCCGACAGCACCCCGCCGAGCGCGTCCCAAGGGGGGAGGATGGCTGCGGCCAGCCCAAAAACCCCGGAGGGCGAGGAGGCCACGGAGACAGCACCCGGAGCCGAAATGGAGCTGGGggatgaggagcagctgggagagagccACGAGGAAACGGCCGCCTCGGTGCCGGAGAGCCGCCAAgaggagccggagccggagctgGCTCCTACGAGGGAGTGCgccgaggaagaggaggggtaTTTCATGGTGTCTGCTCCCAGCCACGAGGCGTCCAGCTCGGAGGAGGCTGAGGTCTCGGAGGACTTTGAAGAAATTCAAGTTGAAGCCGCCCAGGATGGTCTCAAAGCTCCCGGAGACGCCTCTCCGGAGCCAGAGGCCGAGGAGCGCTCGGAGGCTTTTGGGGGCGAAGAGGAAGCTGCGGAGATGCCCCCAGAAGAACAGGAGGTGCCGAaggatgaagaggaggatgaggatgaggatgatgCTGGGGGCTTTGCTGCCGAGCTGGAGGAAGGCTCGGCCGTGCTGggggcacagcccagccccCCGGTGACCGAGGGGGCGTCTGGGGGGCGCGCCGATGACGACGCACCCCAGGGTGACGAGGGACAGGGCTCCAGCGCCGAGCCAGAGGAGGAGCTGGATGGCACGGGCGAGCAGGAGCCAGGGGCCAGCGGAGATGCCCTGGGGCCGCAAGGACCAGCGGAGACCCCCCCAGGGCCGCAGGGACCAGCAGAGACCCCCCCGGGGCAGGAGGACGAGCGCATCCCCCCGGAGGAGCCCCAGCCACCGGCGGCTCCGGTGTCTCCACCACCCGAAAAAGCACCCGAGGAGGAGCTGCCCCCGGAGGAGGACACCCAGGATGGGGACAGCCCCCCAGGCAaggagcccccccaccccgagcCACCTTCCCCAGGCTCCCCGTTGGAGCAGGGGGGGTTGGAGGAGGCCGAGGGCAGCCCCGAGGCCCCCGCGCAGCTGCCG
This Anas platyrhynchos isolate ZD024472 breed Pekin duck chromosome 26, IASCAAS_PekinDuck_T2T, whole genome shotgun sequence DNA region includes the following protein-coding sequences:
- the NES gene encoding nestin, translating into MLSMEGLVGARLLGEESLQMWDLNKRLEAYLARVKFLEEENEGLRAQIRGAKSGPTAEPWRAKYEEELRALRAALDRAFREKCSAELARDNLYEEVQHVRSRCQKEKEARDEAKRQLAAGKKELEEERRAQIWLKERAAQLEKEVGALLEVHKEEKAGLDRELAGFSQSLESLRCAPAAFQPLEVEDYSRRLAEIWRGAVETYKAEVAQLERSLGQAKESLWKAAEDGQQSQMQLQHLDKELAALRARKELLEDNLARQWQEQRGEAEKFQLAIEALEQEKQSLRAQIAQVLEDRQQLMHLKMSLSLEVATYRTLLEAESTRLQMAPPEFKLANGLRDVKLEASSSKHRAGLTTFPWPEGTAQPPRALGDTQKAPTPKTKSPGVRESQKITSALQAPISKELATPTHAAPLLSPGSLGAEGPTHPGGDTGERSPEEPPEGPEEPPGTPPARDQLYPEQLVSHVLQDALREVRDDDAQPKEEPALGAPRSSPSPPVEVCEEGGEEAPRAGDGGPEMEEEEEEEEEEEGDEGAVPEELGGERSARHHGTAPAAPASPSDTESQEEPGPWEEEEEEEEEEEEGSKEEERESPPSTGQSGGPRGAPREGDVSGAIRAGSGQEEPEPGEDDVEATSTEALHLSEDEEPRGAWSPPREDEELPGQEVERREEETPQGGIEAARALTLGSRPGLPSESSLEEEELVGGEQEELGQGEMPPGGAAAGGEREQETCPELEPPGTEEVGMVEEDSAGAEGGETANGAGDGEEEEGEEGEEATGGEDPRAGEAWGGEELRQESGGSEELREDGQEQDTELQPGEDAWGRGDEDNGREQRAEDWEGAKEGTGGDTGVTPREPARVDDELPSMGAPGSQEGAAEMKEAQEEEEEEEEEEAAGSQVLSQLQAPTPGEEEQEAETTPGLEETEEGGTTEAPGDPQDPSEALEEVWGAQGGRGELGSEPTELENGSRDPEAPQQEPGSGVGGAEPVEEDAQDLGTGGIELEDTLPDSTPPSASQGGRMAAASPKTPEGEEATETAPGAEMELGDEEQLGESHEETAASVPESRQEEPEPELAPTRECAEEEEGYFMVSAPSHEASSSEEAEVSEDFEEIQVEAAQDGLKAPGDASPEPEAEERSEAFGGEEEAAEMPPEEQEVPKDEEEDEDEDDAGGFAAELEEGSAVLGAQPSPPVTEGASGGRADDDAPQGDEGQGSSAEPEEELDGTGEQEPGASGDALGPQGPAETPPGPQGPAETPPGQEDERIPPEEPQPPAAPVSPPPEKAPEEELPPEEDTQDGDSPPGKEPPHPEPPSPGSPLEQGGLEEAEGSPEAPAQLPADVLQDSDILELVEQALELNQELVLGARLAASEQGVGGGSEPPQEDEGGSSSSEEQPTVQEAPAEPCRAEGAELNGLHRQASLEDLPEFTEEGLNGVAPPGQNNSSKPADAPQSLPLPGKHGGADAVPALSPPGDQVPRLEPEPWASGDE